One Danio rerio strain Tuebingen ecotype United States chromosome 9, GRCz12tu, whole genome shotgun sequence genomic region harbors:
- the rnf17 gene encoding RING finger protein 17 isoform X2 has translation MSETAVTCKICGSPYTLPEDEAVGNLPHVLLCGHIFCCTCLRALQSQGNVITCPECQMDTRTSEEGVDGLEVDSRIIGLIYTARMNTKKGHSGDKWKSQKFKSPPSSAAVHTEENAEGKPDVVKVLDEALTKATENLNQLDKLHQTLANGVHGQLRKERSRIIREIDEAVEKAKSILLKRRSMLVSTLSSVDLLFSGGQMECKRIEERIKELRTAIQKARHVRQVPSLETYCDLEKILETLHIPVDLESYDMSSLTLRSGLSCHLQVDGFTESVKVFLKITDTDDNCIVEEITVEPFQHVVKSGVEMWDNSSQSVQGKADAIPRKSNNTRRFMEKMMEDTCPEIADTRVNAGLGRNLPVHEPRRMERYNKGYRKQRRPQFEKPTNPQPKCSLLFISWKDDMWCRVKVTELFQKECFQSVTKCLASEVSRLCVYFLDYGFFKGFSIPSDGGLSGLNECLRRPDGITLIEMANWAPLAIKCSLKDIIPADLVKGWSSEASEEMRNVLRNETAEMQVFGEDGDALLVDLKKTSMADLKKNSMVSLREHLVFMELARFYCPVITTGSAPLLFYPSVQPSLNVEVNAMVSHVNTPSDFYVQLVENTEYPLLHSKLQDCYNQPKSNNECQVYCPSLSQACVAFHDQEWSRVQVTGFPGGRMVEVRFVDFGYKRTLSVKDLRHIKDEFFVLPEMALWCNLNDVISSQETWANEACESFKELVEGKLMTVVAKKNVPSSKPVPVCLFEISDDCTGASIGDELVKKGYAVYNKDTQVRDAQPLETTSWDPPFEEEALPVVMTPSSASEELKPSLSLPSCLKDIRVRVTHVTSPGNICVQLLQFDNQLKRIHDTLKNLFSKSEPQEMQWEAEMYCAVNNTGVWERGQVCSVSTCGVAEVLRCDFGNTVKLHVDNLRPLHPDLIGSFLLECNLSGVRPAGGRSTWTATACDFISHYLTGAMALMAIKEPSTRPVLVSLFCSNRAGQNVSFADFLISEGLALKERKAEMVFSEESVLVTEPQPVISPTQTPPTPSRRINPPPERVKTHSYPPPELPPCGHILMSISAVSEQGVIYAMTHQAVCEFDRLRERLQQHIKTLPRQKNYNWKGVLGCAVMGTDMFWYRGQVQEVIGGHVKVRYVDQGLVESIPVCHVYPMVLCEDVPQLCVPCQINGVLPIGKGWQWDAVVLMKELLLGRSVNVQIMEHPKDPCGCVTVEIMVDGMALSKIMVHHQYATFDPAISSQEDYVVKPPMPDLDDWDLNTEGLEEQPPVLGVYKELHIPKERKHFPAKVKHIRTPNEVFLCVLDKSLCKLEQDESMEETLEQVNENIENLSLLTDFPIECLCLAEYSDGKYYRAKILGFSEVTPSVKLLVRHVDFGSDDIIPLHKLRQLPASLHHFPCAAVYVKLAGFKPTNVSSDLERIPYSLDWTMKAMMEMIDLLNGELTAVVTATKPQLTVLLYNADGTLVHTPLVEKGLADYE, from the exons ATGTCGGAGACAGCGGTAACGTGTAAAATCTGTGGCTCACCGTACACTTTACCAG AAGATGAAGCTGTGGGGAATCTGccgcacgtgctgttgtgtgggCATATCTTCTGCTGCACGTGCCTGCGCGCGCTCCAGTCCCAGGGCAACGTCATTACCTGTCCAGAATGTCAG ATGGACACCAGAACTAGCGAGGAAGGAGTTGATGGTTTAGAGGTGGACAGCAGAATCATTGGCCTCATCTATACAGCACGCATGAACACAAAGAAAGG GCACTCAGGAGACAAGTGGAAGTCCCAAAAGTTTAAGAGCCCACCCTCATCTGCAGCTGTCCACACTGAGGAGAATGCAGAAGGG AAGCCAGATGTAGTGAAAGTTTTGGATGAAGCTCTTACGAAGGCAACAGAAAATCTTAACCAACTTGATAAACTTCACCAG ACTCTTGCCAATGGTGTTCATGGTCAGCTGAGGAAAGAGAGATCTCGAATCATCAGAGAGATTGATGAGGCCGTTGAAAAAGCAAAGAGCATTCTGCTAAAAAG GCGGTCTATGTTGGTGTCAACATTGAGCTCTGTGGATCTTCTCTTCTCGGGCGGGCAGATGGAGTGTAAGAGAATAGAAGAGAGAATAAAGGAGCTGCGCACAGCCATTCAGAAAGCACGACATGTGCGTCAGGTTCCTTCTCTTGAGACCTACTGCGACCTAGAAAAG atTTTGGAGACGTTGCACATTCCAGTAGATCTTGAGTCATACGACATGAGCTCTCTGACGCTGCGTTCAGGACTCAG CTGCCATCTTCAGGTGGATGGTTTTACTGAAAGTGTGAAAgtctttttaaaaatcacagataCCGATGATAACTG TATTGTAGAGGAAATTACAGTGGAGCCTTTTCAACATGTTGTGAAGAGCGGTGTTGAGATGTGGGACAATTCCAGTCAATCTGTTCAGGGAAAGGCAGATGCCATTCCCAGAAAGTCAAATAACACACGCAGGTTCATGGAAAAAATGATGGAAGACACTTGTCCAGAGATAGCGGACACACGTGTGAATGCAGGGCttg gaCGCAATTTGCCAGTTCATGAACCAAGGCGCATGGAACGGTACAACAAAGGCTATAGAAAACAACGCAGACCACAGTTTGAAAAACCCACAAATCCACAGCCTAAAt GCTCTCTGCTGTTTATCAGTTGGAAGGATGATATGTGGTGTAGGGTAAAAGTGACCGAGCTCTTCCAGAAAGAGTGTTTCCAGAGTGTGACCAAATGTCTAGCTTCAGAAGTTTCTCGTCTGTGCGTTTACTTCTTGGACTATGGCTTCTTTAAGGGCTTCTCTATCCCAAG TGATGGAGGTTTAAGTGGGCTTAATGAGTGTCTACGGAGGCCTGATGGAATTACTCTCATTGAAATGGCTAACTGGGCTCCTCTCGCAATCAAATGTTCCCTTAAAGATATCATTCCTGCAGACCTG GTGAAAGGGTGGAGTTCAGAAGCAAGCGAGGAGATGAGGAATGTGCTGCGCAATGAGACTGCAGAGATGCAGGTGTTCGGTGAGGACGGAGATGCACTGTTAGTGGATCTCAAGAAAACCTCAATGGCGgatctaaaaaaaaactcaatggtGTCTCTGCGTGAGCACCTAGTGTTCATGGAGCTGGCCAG ATTCTACTGTCCGGTGATAACCACTGGCAGTGCACCTCTGCTCTTCTACCCTTCAGTTCAGCCCTCACTCAATGTAGAGGTCAATGCTATGGTTTCTCATGTTAACACACCATCAGATTTCTATGTACAACTA GTTGAAAATACAGAGTACCCGCTGTTGCACTCGAAGCTTCAGGACTGTTACAACCAGCCCAAGTCAAACAACGAGTGCCAGGTCTACTGCCCTTCTCTCTCACAGGCCTGCGTCGCTTTCCATGACCAAGAATGGTCCAGGGTTCAGGTCACAG GGTTCCCTGGTGGCCGAATGGTGGAGGTTCGGTTTGTGGACTTTGGCTACAAAAGAACTCTCTCTGTGAAAGATCTGAGACATATAAAGGATGAGTTCTTTGTTCTGCCAGAAATG gCTTTGTGGTGCAACCTGAACGATGTGATCAGTTCTCAGGAAACATGGGCTAATGAAGCCTGTGAAAGCTTTAAAGAACTCGTGGAGGGCAAACTTATGACTGTTGTGGCTAAAA AGAATGTACCGAGCTCCAAACCAGTGCCTGTGTGTCTGTTTGAGATCAGCGACGATTGTACTGGAGCTAGTATTGGAGATGAACTGGTCAAAAAGGGTTATGCAGTTTACAATAAAGA CACCCAGGTCAGAGATGCCCAGCCCTTGGAGACGACCTCGTGGGACCCTCCATTTGAGGAGGAAGCACTGCCTGTTGTGATGACTCCTTCTTCTGCTTCTGAAGAGCTAAAGCCCAGCCTGAGTCTGCCAAGCTGTCTCAAAGACATCAGAGTTCGTGTGACACACGTCACTTCCCCTGGAAACATCTGTGTGCAGCTGCTGCAGTTCGACAACCAGCTGAAGAG AATCCACGACACACTGAAGAATCTCTTCTCCAAGTCTGAGCCACAGGAGATGCAATGGGAAGCCGAGATGTATTGTGCTGTCAACAACACTGGGGTTTGGGAAAGAGGACAAGTGTGTAGTGTGTCTACTTGTGGTGTTGCAGAG GTTTTGCGCTGTGACTTTGGTAATACAGTCAAACTCCATGTAGACAACCTCAGACCCCTCCATCCTGATCTGATTGGATCTTTCTTGCTGGAATGTAACCTCAGTGGTGTGAG GCCTGCTGGTGGTCGCTCCACATGGACCGCCACAGCATGTGACTTCATCTCTCACTACTTGACCGGAGCCATGGCTTTAATGGCTATAAAG gaGCCTTCCACCAGACCAGTGTTAGTTTCTTTGTTTTGCTCTAATCGTGCTGGTCAAAATGTCAGTTTTGCAGATTTCCTCATCAGTGAAGGACTTGCTCTGAAGGAAAGAAA GGCTGAGATGGTCTTTTCAGAAGAAAGTGTTTTGGTTACGGAGCCACAGCCAGTCATAAGCCCAACACAGACTCCACCCACACCCAGCCGCCGCATCAACCCACCACCAGAGAGGGTGAAGACCCACTCGTACCCTCCTCCAGAGCTGCCGCCCTGTGGACACATTCTTATGAGTATCTCTGCCGTCTCAGAACAAGGTGTCATTTATGCAATGACGCATCAAGCAG TTTGTGAATTTGATCGGTTACGAGAGCGTCTGCAACAGCACATTAAAACCCTCCCGAGACAGAAGAACTACAACTGGAAAGGAGTTTTGGGCTGTGCTGTTATGGGAACAGACATGTTCTGGTACAGAGGTCAGGTGCAGGAGGTTATTGGAGGACATGTGAAG GTTCGATATGTGGATCAGGGACTGGTAGAGAGTATTCCCGTTTGTCACGTGTACCCGATGGTTCTCTGCGAGGATGTGCCACAGCTCTGTGTGCCTTGTCAGATAAATGGAGTCTTACCG ATTGGCAAAGGATGGCAGTGGGATGCAGTGGTGCTCATGAAGGAGTTGCTACTTGGACGTTCAGTCAATGTCCAAATTATG GAACACCCAAAGGATCCATGTGGCTGTGTTACGGTGGAGATAATGGTGGATGGCATGGCACTTAGCAAGATAATGGTTCACCATCAATATGCCACGTTTGACCCTGCCATCAGCAGCCAGGAG GATTATGTGGTTAAGCCTCCTATGCCAGATTTGGATGACTGGGATCTAAACACAGAG GGGTTGGAGGAGCAACCGCCTGTCCTAGGGGTATATAAAGAGCTTCATATTCctaaagaaagaaaacattttcCTGCCAAGGTCAAGCATATCCGCACGCCAAATGAG GTGTTCCTGTGTGTCCTGGACAAGAGTCTGTGCAAACTGGAGCAGGATGAGAGTATGGAGGAAACTCTTGAACAAGTGAATGAGAATATTGAAAATCTGAGCCTGCTGACAGACTTCCCCATTG agTGTCTCTGTCTGGCCGAGTACAGTGATGGTAAATATTATCGTGCGAAAATTCTGGGATTTTCTGAAGTCACTCCCTCTGTCAAGCTACTTGTGAGACATGTTGATTTTGGCTCGGATGACATCATACCATTGCACAA ATTGCGACAACTCCCTGCATCCCTTCACCATTTCCCATGTGCAGCTGTTTACGTCAAGTTGGCAGGCTTCAAACCAACAAACGTGTCCTCGGATTTGGAGCGGATTCCTTATTCCCTCGATTGGACTATGAAAGCCATGATGGAGATGATCGACTTGTTGAACGGAGAGCTCACTGCGGTGGTCACT GCAACCAAACCACAACTGACTGTGCTGCTGTACAATGCGGATGGGACACTTGTCCACACACCTCTGGTGGAGAAAGGTCTTGCTGATTATGAGTAA
- the rnf17 gene encoding RING finger protein 17 isoform X1 has product MSETAVTCKICGSPYTLPEDEAVGNLPHVLLCGHIFCCTCLRALQSQGNVITCPECQMDTRTSEEGVDGLEVDSRIIGLIYTARMNTKKGHSGDKWKSQKFKSPPSSAAVHTEENAEGKPDVVKVLDEALTKATENLNQLDKLHQTLANGVHGQLRKERSRIIREIDEAVEKAKSILLKRRSMLVSTLSSVDLLFSGGQMECKRIEERIKELRTAIQKARHVRQVPSLETYCDLEKILETLHIPVDLESYDMSSLTLRSGLSCHLQVDGFTESVKVFLKITDTDDNCIVEEITVEPFQHVVKSGVEMWDNSSQSVQGKADAIPRKSNNTRRFMEKMMEDTCPEIADTRVNAGLGRNLPVHEPRRMERYNKGYRKQRRPQFEKPTNPQPKLVQYVVTTHIVNPGHFYVRYMAEHKLGQKLTKKISEFCSGERSFFTFSDEITTGSLLFISWKDDMWCRVKVTELFQKECFQSVTKCLASEVSRLCVYFLDYGFFKGFSIPSDGGLSGLNECLRRPDGITLIEMANWAPLAIKCSLKDIIPADLVKGWSSEASEEMRNVLRNETAEMQVFGEDGDALLVDLKKTSMADLKKNSMVSLREHLVFMELARFYCPVITTGSAPLLFYPSVQPSLNVEVNAMVSHVNTPSDFYVQLVENTEYPLLHSKLQDCYNQPKSNNECQVYCPSLSQACVAFHDQEWSRVQVTGFPGGRMVEVRFVDFGYKRTLSVKDLRHIKDEFFVLPEMALWCNLNDVISSQETWANEACESFKELVEGKLMTVVAKKNVPSSKPVPVCLFEISDDCTGASIGDELVKKGYAVYNKDTQVRDAQPLETTSWDPPFEEEALPVVMTPSSASEELKPSLSLPSCLKDIRVRVTHVTSPGNICVQLLQFDNQLKRIHDTLKNLFSKSEPQEMQWEAEMYCAVNNTGVWERGQVCSVSTCGVAEVLRCDFGNTVKLHVDNLRPLHPDLIGSFLLECNLSGVRPAGGRSTWTATACDFISHYLTGAMALMAIKEPSTRPVLVSLFCSNRAGQNVSFADFLISEGLALKERKAEMVFSEESVLVTEPQPVISPTQTPPTPSRRINPPPERVKTHSYPPPELPPCGHILMSISAVSEQGVIYAMTHQAVCEFDRLRERLQQHIKTLPRQKNYNWKGVLGCAVMGTDMFWYRGQVQEVIGGHVKVRYVDQGLVESIPVCHVYPMVLCEDVPQLCVPCQINGVLPIGKGWQWDAVVLMKELLLGRSVNVQIMEHPKDPCGCVTVEIMVDGMALSKIMVHHQYATFDPAISSQEDYVVKPPMPDLDDWDLNTEGLEEQPPVLGVYKELHIPKERKHFPAKVKHIRTPNEVFLCVLDKSLCKLEQDESMEETLEQVNENIENLSLLTDFPIECLCLAEYSDGKYYRAKILGFSEVTPSVKLLVRHVDFGSDDIIPLHKLRQLPASLHHFPCAAVYVKLAGFKPTNVSSDLERIPYSLDWTMKAMMEMIDLLNGELTAVVTATKPQLTVLLYNADGTLVHTPLVEKGLADYE; this is encoded by the exons ATGTCGGAGACAGCGGTAACGTGTAAAATCTGTGGCTCACCGTACACTTTACCAG AAGATGAAGCTGTGGGGAATCTGccgcacgtgctgttgtgtgggCATATCTTCTGCTGCACGTGCCTGCGCGCGCTCCAGTCCCAGGGCAACGTCATTACCTGTCCAGAATGTCAG ATGGACACCAGAACTAGCGAGGAAGGAGTTGATGGTTTAGAGGTGGACAGCAGAATCATTGGCCTCATCTATACAGCACGCATGAACACAAAGAAAGG GCACTCAGGAGACAAGTGGAAGTCCCAAAAGTTTAAGAGCCCACCCTCATCTGCAGCTGTCCACACTGAGGAGAATGCAGAAGGG AAGCCAGATGTAGTGAAAGTTTTGGATGAAGCTCTTACGAAGGCAACAGAAAATCTTAACCAACTTGATAAACTTCACCAG ACTCTTGCCAATGGTGTTCATGGTCAGCTGAGGAAAGAGAGATCTCGAATCATCAGAGAGATTGATGAGGCCGTTGAAAAAGCAAAGAGCATTCTGCTAAAAAG GCGGTCTATGTTGGTGTCAACATTGAGCTCTGTGGATCTTCTCTTCTCGGGCGGGCAGATGGAGTGTAAGAGAATAGAAGAGAGAATAAAGGAGCTGCGCACAGCCATTCAGAAAGCACGACATGTGCGTCAGGTTCCTTCTCTTGAGACCTACTGCGACCTAGAAAAG atTTTGGAGACGTTGCACATTCCAGTAGATCTTGAGTCATACGACATGAGCTCTCTGACGCTGCGTTCAGGACTCAG CTGCCATCTTCAGGTGGATGGTTTTACTGAAAGTGTGAAAgtctttttaaaaatcacagataCCGATGATAACTG TATTGTAGAGGAAATTACAGTGGAGCCTTTTCAACATGTTGTGAAGAGCGGTGTTGAGATGTGGGACAATTCCAGTCAATCTGTTCAGGGAAAGGCAGATGCCATTCCCAGAAAGTCAAATAACACACGCAGGTTCATGGAAAAAATGATGGAAGACACTTGTCCAGAGATAGCGGACACACGTGTGAATGCAGGGCttg gaCGCAATTTGCCAGTTCATGAACCAAGGCGCATGGAACGGTACAACAAAGGCTATAGAAAACAACGCAGACCACAGTTTGAAAAACCCACAAATCCACAGCCTAAAt tggtGCAGTATGTTGTGACAACCCACATTGTAAACCCAGGACATTTCTATGTGCGTTATATGGCAGAACACAAGTTAGGCCAAAAGTTAACCAAAAAGATTAGTGAGTTCTGCTCTGGGGAACGTAGCTTCTTCACTTTCAGTGATGAAATCACGACAG GCTCTCTGCTGTTTATCAGTTGGAAGGATGATATGTGGTGTAGGGTAAAAGTGACCGAGCTCTTCCAGAAAGAGTGTTTCCAGAGTGTGACCAAATGTCTAGCTTCAGAAGTTTCTCGTCTGTGCGTTTACTTCTTGGACTATGGCTTCTTTAAGGGCTTCTCTATCCCAAG TGATGGAGGTTTAAGTGGGCTTAATGAGTGTCTACGGAGGCCTGATGGAATTACTCTCATTGAAATGGCTAACTGGGCTCCTCTCGCAATCAAATGTTCCCTTAAAGATATCATTCCTGCAGACCTG GTGAAAGGGTGGAGTTCAGAAGCAAGCGAGGAGATGAGGAATGTGCTGCGCAATGAGACTGCAGAGATGCAGGTGTTCGGTGAGGACGGAGATGCACTGTTAGTGGATCTCAAGAAAACCTCAATGGCGgatctaaaaaaaaactcaatggtGTCTCTGCGTGAGCACCTAGTGTTCATGGAGCTGGCCAG ATTCTACTGTCCGGTGATAACCACTGGCAGTGCACCTCTGCTCTTCTACCCTTCAGTTCAGCCCTCACTCAATGTAGAGGTCAATGCTATGGTTTCTCATGTTAACACACCATCAGATTTCTATGTACAACTA GTTGAAAATACAGAGTACCCGCTGTTGCACTCGAAGCTTCAGGACTGTTACAACCAGCCCAAGTCAAACAACGAGTGCCAGGTCTACTGCCCTTCTCTCTCACAGGCCTGCGTCGCTTTCCATGACCAAGAATGGTCCAGGGTTCAGGTCACAG GGTTCCCTGGTGGCCGAATGGTGGAGGTTCGGTTTGTGGACTTTGGCTACAAAAGAACTCTCTCTGTGAAAGATCTGAGACATATAAAGGATGAGTTCTTTGTTCTGCCAGAAATG gCTTTGTGGTGCAACCTGAACGATGTGATCAGTTCTCAGGAAACATGGGCTAATGAAGCCTGTGAAAGCTTTAAAGAACTCGTGGAGGGCAAACTTATGACTGTTGTGGCTAAAA AGAATGTACCGAGCTCCAAACCAGTGCCTGTGTGTCTGTTTGAGATCAGCGACGATTGTACTGGAGCTAGTATTGGAGATGAACTGGTCAAAAAGGGTTATGCAGTTTACAATAAAGA CACCCAGGTCAGAGATGCCCAGCCCTTGGAGACGACCTCGTGGGACCCTCCATTTGAGGAGGAAGCACTGCCTGTTGTGATGACTCCTTCTTCTGCTTCTGAAGAGCTAAAGCCCAGCCTGAGTCTGCCAAGCTGTCTCAAAGACATCAGAGTTCGTGTGACACACGTCACTTCCCCTGGAAACATCTGTGTGCAGCTGCTGCAGTTCGACAACCAGCTGAAGAG AATCCACGACACACTGAAGAATCTCTTCTCCAAGTCTGAGCCACAGGAGATGCAATGGGAAGCCGAGATGTATTGTGCTGTCAACAACACTGGGGTTTGGGAAAGAGGACAAGTGTGTAGTGTGTCTACTTGTGGTGTTGCAGAG GTTTTGCGCTGTGACTTTGGTAATACAGTCAAACTCCATGTAGACAACCTCAGACCCCTCCATCCTGATCTGATTGGATCTTTCTTGCTGGAATGTAACCTCAGTGGTGTGAG GCCTGCTGGTGGTCGCTCCACATGGACCGCCACAGCATGTGACTTCATCTCTCACTACTTGACCGGAGCCATGGCTTTAATGGCTATAAAG gaGCCTTCCACCAGACCAGTGTTAGTTTCTTTGTTTTGCTCTAATCGTGCTGGTCAAAATGTCAGTTTTGCAGATTTCCTCATCAGTGAAGGACTTGCTCTGAAGGAAAGAAA GGCTGAGATGGTCTTTTCAGAAGAAAGTGTTTTGGTTACGGAGCCACAGCCAGTCATAAGCCCAACACAGACTCCACCCACACCCAGCCGCCGCATCAACCCACCACCAGAGAGGGTGAAGACCCACTCGTACCCTCCTCCAGAGCTGCCGCCCTGTGGACACATTCTTATGAGTATCTCTGCCGTCTCAGAACAAGGTGTCATTTATGCAATGACGCATCAAGCAG TTTGTGAATTTGATCGGTTACGAGAGCGTCTGCAACAGCACATTAAAACCCTCCCGAGACAGAAGAACTACAACTGGAAAGGAGTTTTGGGCTGTGCTGTTATGGGAACAGACATGTTCTGGTACAGAGGTCAGGTGCAGGAGGTTATTGGAGGACATGTGAAG GTTCGATATGTGGATCAGGGACTGGTAGAGAGTATTCCCGTTTGTCACGTGTACCCGATGGTTCTCTGCGAGGATGTGCCACAGCTCTGTGTGCCTTGTCAGATAAATGGAGTCTTACCG ATTGGCAAAGGATGGCAGTGGGATGCAGTGGTGCTCATGAAGGAGTTGCTACTTGGACGTTCAGTCAATGTCCAAATTATG GAACACCCAAAGGATCCATGTGGCTGTGTTACGGTGGAGATAATGGTGGATGGCATGGCACTTAGCAAGATAATGGTTCACCATCAATATGCCACGTTTGACCCTGCCATCAGCAGCCAGGAG GATTATGTGGTTAAGCCTCCTATGCCAGATTTGGATGACTGGGATCTAAACACAGAG GGGTTGGAGGAGCAACCGCCTGTCCTAGGGGTATATAAAGAGCTTCATATTCctaaagaaagaaaacattttcCTGCCAAGGTCAAGCATATCCGCACGCCAAATGAG GTGTTCCTGTGTGTCCTGGACAAGAGTCTGTGCAAACTGGAGCAGGATGAGAGTATGGAGGAAACTCTTGAACAAGTGAATGAGAATATTGAAAATCTGAGCCTGCTGACAGACTTCCCCATTG agTGTCTCTGTCTGGCCGAGTACAGTGATGGTAAATATTATCGTGCGAAAATTCTGGGATTTTCTGAAGTCACTCCCTCTGTCAAGCTACTTGTGAGACATGTTGATTTTGGCTCGGATGACATCATACCATTGCACAA ATTGCGACAACTCCCTGCATCCCTTCACCATTTCCCATGTGCAGCTGTTTACGTCAAGTTGGCAGGCTTCAAACCAACAAACGTGTCCTCGGATTTGGAGCGGATTCCTTATTCCCTCGATTGGACTATGAAAGCCATGATGGAGATGATCGACTTGTTGAACGGAGAGCTCACTGCGGTGGTCACT GCAACCAAACCACAACTGACTGTGCTGCTGTACAATGCGGATGGGACACTTGTCCACACACCTCTGGTGGAGAAAGGTCTTGCTGATTATGAGTAA